One stretch of Flavobacterium sp. 9 DNA includes these proteins:
- the lepA gene encoding translation elongation factor 4 codes for MKKIRNFCIIAHIDHGKSTLADRLLGATQTVTAREEKAQLLDNMDLERERGITIKSHAIQMEYTYKGEEYILNLIDTPGHVDFSYEVSRSIAACEGALLIVDAAQSIQAQTISNLYLALENDLEIIPVLNKVDLPSANPEEVSDDIIDLLGCKLEDIIHASGKTGFGVENILAAIIEKIPAPQGNPDEPLQALIFDSVYNPFRGIEVIFRVVNGEIKKGQKIKFMATGNEYFADEIGTLKLNQVPKNVISAGDVGYLISGIKEAKEVKVGDTLTDAKTPTTNMITGFEDVKPMVFAGIYPVDTEDYEDLRSSMEKLQLNDASLVFTPESSAALGFGFRCGFLGMLHMEIIQERLEREFDMTVITTVPNVSYLAYTKKDPETAFVVNNPSDLPEPSRLDRVEEPFIKATIITKADFVGNVMSLCIEKRGQITNQTYLTTERVELNFDMPLAEIVFDFYDRLKTVSKGYASFDYSPIGMRTSKLVKLDVLLNAQTVDALSALIHEDNAYNIGKKMTEKLRELIPRQQFDIPIQAAIGAKIIARETIKALRKDVTAKCYGGDISRKRKLLEKQKKGKKRMRQVGNVEIPQEAFMAVLKLND; via the coding sequence ATGAAGAAGATACGTAACTTTTGCATTATTGCACACATTGACCACGGTAAAAGTACACTGGCAGACCGATTATTGGGCGCTACACAAACCGTTACAGCTCGTGAAGAAAAAGCACAATTGCTTGACAACATGGACCTGGAGCGCGAGCGTGGAATCACCATTAAGAGTCATGCCATTCAAATGGAATATACTTATAAAGGAGAAGAATATATTTTAAATTTAATTGACACTCCTGGTCACGTTGACTTTTCATACGAAGTTTCACGATCTATTGCTGCCTGCGAAGGTGCGCTTTTGATTGTTGATGCTGCTCAAAGTATTCAGGCACAAACGATTTCTAACTTATATCTTGCTTTAGAAAATGACTTGGAAATTATTCCGGTTTTGAACAAAGTAGATTTACCAAGTGCAAATCCTGAAGAAGTTAGTGATGATATTATTGACTTGTTAGGATGTAAATTAGAAGATATTATTCATGCTTCAGGAAAAACAGGTTTTGGTGTCGAAAATATTTTGGCTGCCATTATCGAAAAAATTCCTGCTCCTCAAGGAAATCCTGATGAACCATTACAAGCTTTGATTTTTGACTCGGTATACAATCCGTTTCGTGGAATCGAAGTAATCTTCAGAGTTGTAAATGGAGAAATCAAAAAAGGGCAAAAAATTAAATTCATGGCTACTGGTAATGAATATTTTGCTGACGAAATTGGAACTTTAAAATTAAATCAGGTTCCTAAAAATGTAATTTCTGCTGGTGATGTTGGTTATTTAATTTCTGGAATTAAAGAAGCCAAAGAAGTAAAAGTTGGAGACACTCTAACTGATGCTAAAACGCCAACTACAAATATGATTACTGGTTTTGAGGATGTAAAACCAATGGTATTCGCCGGAATTTATCCTGTTGATACTGAAGATTATGAAGATTTGCGTTCTTCTATGGAGAAATTGCAATTGAATGATGCTTCGTTAGTTTTTACTCCTGAAAGTTCAGCGGCTTTAGGTTTTGGTTTCCGTTGCGGATTCTTAGGAATGCTTCACATGGAAATTATTCAGGAACGTTTAGAGCGTGAGTTCGATATGACTGTAATTACTACAGTTCCTAACGTTTCGTATTTGGCTTACACCAAAAAAGATCCTGAAACTGCATTTGTTGTAAATAATCCTTCTGATTTGCCTGAACCATCTCGTTTAGACAGAGTTGAAGAGCCATTTATCAAAGCAACAATCATTACAAAAGCTGATTTCGTTGGAAACGTAATGAGTTTATGTATCGAAAAACGTGGTCAAATTACCAACCAAACGTATTTGACAACAGAACGTGTTGAATTGAATTTTGATATGCCTTTGGCGGAAATTGTATTCGATTTTTACGATCGTTTAAAAACGGTTTCTAAAGGTTACGCTTCTTTTGATTACTCTCCGATAGGAATGAGAACTTCAAAATTAGTTAAACTTGACGTTCTTTTGAATGCTCAAACGGTTGATGCACTTTCTGCATTGATTCACGAAGACAACGCTTATAACATCGGTAAAAAAATGACCGAGAAATTACGCGAATTGATCCCAAGACAACAATTTGATATTCCGATTCAAGCTGCAATTGGAGCTAAAATTATTGCTCGTGAAACAATTAAAGCACTTCGTAAAGACGTTACCGCAAAATGTTATGGTGGAGATATTTCGCGTAAGCGTAAACTTCTTGAAAAACAGAAAAAAGGTAAAAAACGTATGAGACAAGTTGGAAACGTTGAGATTCCGCAAGAAGCTTTTATGGCCGTTTTGAAATTGAATGATTAA
- a CDS encoding xylulokinase has protein sequence MFFLGIDLGSSSIKLSVFDAEKGTTIGAISVPDFEMPIVAPKFGWAEQDPESWWQFVKDGIKQLGSKSNIDLKKVAGIGIAYQMHGLVLTDENLNPVRSSIIWCDSRAASIGDEIYAKIGSVNCQQQILGSPGNFTASKLKWVKDNEPEIFAKAKYMMLPGDFIAAKLSKVAQISTSGLSEAALWNFPEGKLATKILSQMGLSSDIIPEIVSNFGIQATIHLEIAQELGLNPDAKITYRAGDQPNNALSLNVLKPGEIATTAGTSAVVYAVSDEDVYDKHNRINTFLHVNNTEVEKRNGVMLCINGSGILYQWLRKIMSVDRTDLIAYEKLNAEAAKVEAGSNGLRFYPFGNGVERIFNNKNATSGIQNLNFNIHQPSHLVRAACEGIVFAMNYGFDVMKEVGVSGTVVRAGNSNLFLSPVFREIFTNTTQTTLELYNTSGAEGAARGAAFGLGYYNSLDEAFQGLQCLDRIEPNKILTSQYQDLYQEWKSQIKIEQ, from the coding sequence ATGTTTTTTTTAGGAATTGATTTAGGAAGCTCTTCGATAAAATTATCTGTATTTGATGCAGAGAAAGGAACAACTATTGGAGCAATTAGTGTTCCTGATTTTGAAATGCCAATTGTTGCTCCAAAATTCGGTTGGGCAGAACAAGATCCGGAATCCTGGTGGCAATTTGTAAAAGACGGAATCAAACAATTAGGTTCGAAATCAAATATTGATCTAAAGAAAGTTGCCGGAATTGGAATTGCCTATCAAATGCATGGTTTGGTTTTGACCGATGAAAATCTGAATCCCGTTCGTTCTTCGATTATTTGGTGTGACAGTCGCGCTGCAAGTATCGGAGATGAAATTTATGCTAAAATTGGATCCGTAAATTGTCAGCAGCAAATTTTAGGAAGCCCGGGAAATTTTACCGCTTCAAAACTAAAATGGGTAAAAGACAATGAGCCTGAAATTTTCGCGAAAGCAAAATATATGATGCTTCCGGGGGATTTTATTGCAGCCAAATTATCGAAAGTGGCACAAATAAGTACTTCAGGTTTATCAGAAGCCGCTTTATGGAATTTCCCAGAAGGAAAATTGGCAACGAAAATCCTTTCTCAAATGGGATTATCATCGGATATTATTCCGGAAATAGTTTCAAATTTTGGAATTCAAGCTACAATTCACTTAGAAATAGCACAAGAATTAGGATTAAATCCCGATGCAAAAATAACCTACAGAGCAGGAGATCAACCGAACAATGCTTTATCATTGAATGTTTTGAAACCTGGAGAAATTGCTACAACAGCCGGAACTTCGGCAGTAGTTTATGCCGTAAGCGATGAGGATGTTTACGACAAACACAATAGAATCAACACTTTTTTACACGTCAATAATACAGAAGTCGAAAAACGAAACGGCGTTATGTTATGCATTAACGGTTCAGGAATTTTATACCAATGGTTGCGCAAAATCATGTCTGTTGACAGAACTGATTTAATCGCCTATGAAAAACTAAATGCCGAAGCTGCAAAAGTTGAAGCAGGAAGTAACGGACTTCGTTTTTATCCTTTCGGAAATGGTGTAGAAAGAATCTTCAATAACAAAAATGCAACTTCGGGAATCCAGAATTTAAATTTCAATATTCATCAACCATCACATTTAGTGCGCGCTGCCTGCGAAGGAATTGTGTTTGCCATGAATTACGGTTTTGATGTTATGAAAGAAGTTGGAGTTTCTGGAACTGTGGTTAGAGCAGGAAATTCAAACCTGTTTTTAAGTCCGGTTTTTAGAGAAATCTTCACTAATACTACACAAACTACTTTAGAATTATACAATACTTCAGGAGCAGAAGGTGCCGCAAGAGGCGCTGCTTTTGGTTTAGGATATTACAATTCGCTGGACGAAGCTTTTCAGGGATTGCAATGTTTAGACCGAATTGAACCTAATAAAATCCTGACAAGTCAATATCAGGATTTATATCAAGAATGGAAAAGTCAAATTAAAATAGAACAATAA
- a CDS encoding NUDIX domain-containing protein has translation MVKNVADDSALKSEQTAMNAITIDCVIFGFDKGSLEVLLVQHGEGISKGKWGLPGGWIYKKESTDNAAHRLLNELTGLDNIYLEQLKAFGDPDRFPLRRVITIGYYALVKREDYNIKAGFTASDAQWYKINSIPDLIYDHNEILAYSLKHLRNRVRQAPIGFNLLPEKFTLLQLMHLYEEVLGIEMDKSNFRRKILHMKLLVELDEKQQDVSHRAAKLYKFDPAIYKKLTEKGFNFEF, from the coding sequence ATGGTTAAAAATGTAGCCGACGATTCTGCTTTAAAAAGCGAGCAAACCGCAATGAATGCGATCACAATTGACTGTGTCATATTTGGATTTGATAAAGGAAGTCTGGAAGTGCTTCTGGTACAACACGGAGAAGGTATTAGTAAAGGAAAATGGGGGCTTCCGGGAGGATGGATCTATAAAAAAGAAAGTACTGATAATGCCGCGCACCGTTTATTGAATGAACTTACCGGGCTTGATAATATTTACTTAGAGCAACTGAAAGCGTTTGGAGATCCGGATCGTTTCCCGCTTCGACGCGTTATCACGATTGGTTATTATGCCTTGGTAAAACGTGAAGATTATAACATTAAAGCTGGTTTTACAGCTTCGGATGCACAATGGTACAAGATTAATAGCATTCCGGATTTGATTTATGATCACAACGAAATTCTTGCTTATAGCTTAAAACATCTTCGAAACAGAGTTAGACAAGCTCCGATAGGATTTAATCTTTTGCCTGAAAAATTTACTTTATTGCAATTGATGCATTTATATGAAGAGGTTTTAGGAATCGAAATGGATAAATCTAATTTCAGACGAAAAATTCTGCACATGAAATTATTGGTCGAATTAGATGAAAAGCAACAAGATGTTTCACACAGAGCTGCCAAATTGTATAAATTCGATCCGGCAATTTATAAGAAATTGACTGAAAAAGGATTTAACTTTGAATTTTAA
- a CDS encoding TonB-dependent receptor, with protein MKSKHCLKTTSLSFCMALLLSVFTMQSGFAQQQSQVISGNVKSAEDGMGVPGATVAIEGTKTGTSTDFDGNFKLEAKEGSVIVISFMGFKAQRVTVGTQKTINVTLQTEAADLKEVVVIGYGSQKKTLVTSAVTQVSGENLAKTNTTNALQALQGQAAGLQVTSTSGQPGEGLNVVIRGVGSTGGSSPLYVVDGILTSDISYLSNSDIESISVLKDAASAAIYGSQASNGVVLVTTKKGKRGAAGQMTFDQYYGVQSVARKVDLLNATEYATILNEAAVNSGKNPYFTNAQIAGLGSGTNWMDKMFTDNAATKNFAFGASGGSDTSVYSASLSYLGQEGVVGGKDLSNYERYNFRFNSEHKLYKDVVTFGENLSFAYINKNGIGVGNQYNNALRGAFQTTPLLPMYDSKGDYYDTTNNTEPWLAGVANPYALMQYNNQNEGNNQKLLGNVYLQIEPIKNLTFRTTLGLDYYAGEGHSYLPVYRLSIYANSAFDKVNQNMNKGKTLTWDNLLTYKFNAAENHHFEAMLGTSSINYDGTSVSVTNADSVFNDLEHAWLDNTTNKDGAKISMSGLKQETKRMSYFGRLNYNFKETYLINATFRMDGSSIFSKENQWGYFPSVSAGWVASNEAFLRDSNVINFLKLRGSWGQVGNQNARPFQYLSTIKSNNTNYIFGDTEGVLTPGAYPDRLSNLDLKWETSEQIDFGFDARFLNNALNVTFDVYQKTNKDWLILAPILATAGADAPYINGGDVVNKGVELSLNYQNKIGDFNYSISANGAYNKNTVGQIPTTDGIIHGLNNELYDNSGEFYRAQNGQPLGYFWGYKTGGVFQNQAQIDNYKSASGVVLQPTAAPGDLIYVNTNGDDKIDASDKTSIGKPNPDFTYGFSLSANYKAFDFSLMANGVAGNQIVQSYRNQAGAYGNYTSAILDRWHGEGSSNTVPRVTEDNRNFTQFSDLYVQDGDFLRISTVTLGFDLAKMKQSKPFFASQFRVYFSVLNLYTFTKYDGMDPEIGFGSSNNDQKFSSGVDVGYYPRPRTFMLGLNVKL; from the coding sequence ATGAAAAGCAAACATTGTCTTAAAACAACATCGCTCTCGTTCTGCATGGCGCTGTTGCTTAGTGTATTTACGATGCAGTCCGGTTTTGCGCAACAGCAATCCCAGGTTATAAGCGGAAACGTAAAATCAGCAGAAGATGGTATGGGAGTTCCGGGTGCTACCGTAGCTATTGAAGGAACCAAAACGGGAACATCAACAGATTTTGATGGAAACTTTAAGTTGGAAGCAAAAGAAGGCAGCGTAATTGTAATCAGTTTTATGGGATTTAAAGCGCAACGTGTAACCGTTGGAACTCAAAAAACGATTAATGTTACTTTACAAACAGAAGCGGCAGATCTTAAAGAAGTTGTCGTTATTGGATACGGTTCTCAAAAGAAAACACTTGTAACAAGTGCCGTGACTCAGGTTAGCGGAGAGAATCTTGCAAAAACCAATACTACAAATGCTTTACAAGCACTTCAGGGACAAGCAGCCGGACTTCAGGTTACATCTACTTCAGGACAGCCGGGAGAAGGATTGAATGTTGTAATTAGAGGTGTTGGTTCAACAGGCGGAAGCAGCCCGTTATATGTTGTTGACGGAATATTGACAAGTGATATTTCTTATTTAAGCAATTCAGATATTGAATCTATTTCGGTTTTAAAAGATGCTGCATCAGCTGCAATTTATGGTTCTCAGGCCTCAAACGGAGTTGTTTTGGTAACAACCAAAAAAGGTAAAAGGGGCGCTGCAGGACAAATGACATTCGATCAATATTATGGTGTACAATCAGTAGCGAGAAAAGTTGATTTATTGAATGCAACTGAATATGCAACAATACTAAATGAAGCAGCAGTAAACTCTGGTAAAAATCCATATTTCACCAATGCTCAAATTGCAGGATTAGGAAGCGGAACAAATTGGATGGATAAAATGTTTACGGATAATGCAGCTACCAAAAATTTCGCATTTGGAGCTTCAGGTGGTTCAGATACTTCTGTTTACTCAGCATCTTTGTCTTATTTAGGACAAGAAGGAGTTGTTGGAGGTAAAGATTTATCAAACTACGAGCGTTATAATTTCAGATTCAATTCAGAACATAAATTATATAAAGACGTAGTTACTTTTGGTGAAAATTTGAGTTTTGCTTACATCAATAAAAACGGAATTGGAGTTGGAAATCAATACAATAATGCATTAAGAGGTGCTTTTCAAACAACGCCATTATTGCCAATGTATGATTCTAAAGGCGATTATTATGATACCACAAATAATACAGAGCCTTGGCTTGCAGGAGTAGCAAATCCTTATGCTTTGATGCAATACAACAATCAAAATGAAGGTAATAATCAAAAATTATTAGGTAATGTTTATTTGCAAATTGAACCAATAAAAAACTTAACCTTCAGAACTACTTTAGGACTTGATTATTATGCTGGCGAAGGACATTCTTACCTTCCGGTTTACAGATTATCTATTTATGCAAACAGCGCATTTGATAAAGTAAATCAAAACATGAACAAAGGTAAAACCTTGACTTGGGATAACTTATTGACGTATAAATTTAATGCTGCCGAGAATCATCATTTTGAAGCAATGTTAGGAACTTCCTCTATTAATTATGATGGAACATCAGTAAGTGTTACAAATGCCGATTCAGTTTTTAATGATTTAGAACACGCTTGGTTAGACAATACAACTAACAAAGATGGTGCAAAAATATCTATGAGCGGTCTAAAACAAGAGACTAAAAGAATGTCTTATTTTGGAAGATTAAATTACAATTTCAAAGAAACGTATTTGATCAATGCAACTTTTAGAATGGATGGATCTTCTATTTTTTCTAAAGAAAATCAATGGGGTTATTTCCCATCAGTATCTGCAGGTTGGGTAGCTTCAAATGAAGCGTTTTTGAGAGATTCAAACGTTATTAATTTCCTTAAATTAAGAGGAAGTTGGGGACAGGTTGGAAATCAAAATGCAAGACCATTCCAATATTTGTCAACTATAAAATCAAATAATACAAATTATATTTTTGGTGATACAGAAGGTGTTTTAACGCCGGGCGCTTATCCGGACAGATTATCAAATCTTGATTTAAAATGGGAAACTTCAGAACAAATTGATTTTGGTTTTGATGCAAGATTTTTAAACAATGCCTTGAATGTTACTTTTGATGTTTACCAAAAAACAAATAAAGACTGGTTGATTTTAGCACCAATTTTGGCAACAGCCGGAGCAGATGCACCTTATATCAATGGTGGAGATGTTGTAAATAAAGGAGTTGAGTTAAGTTTAAATTACCAAAACAAAATTGGAGATTTTAATTATAGCATTAGTGCAAACGGAGCTTATAATAAAAACACAGTTGGTCAAATACCTACTACAGACGGTATCATTCACGGATTAAACAATGAACTTTATGATAATTCAGGTGAGTTCTACAGAGCACAAAACGGACAACCTTTAGGTTATTTCTGGGGATATAAAACAGGTGGTGTTTTTCAAAATCAAGCACAAATCGATAATTATAAATCAGCAAGTGGCGTAGTATTACAACCAACTGCAGCTCCCGGAGATCTTATTTATGTGAATACTAACGGAGATGATAAAATCGATGCTTCTGATAAAACAAGTATAGGTAAACCAAATCCTGATTTTACTTACGGATTCTCTTTGTCAGCAAATTACAAAGCTTTTGATTTTTCATTAATGGCAAATGGTGTAGCAGGAAATCAAATTGTACAATCATATAGAAATCAAGCTGGAGCTTACGGAAATTATACTTCTGCAATATTAGATCGTTGGCACGGAGAAGGTTCTTCAAACACAGTTCCAAGAGTAACAGAAGACAATAGAAACTTTACACAATTTTCGGATTTGTATGTTCAGGATGGGGATTTCTTAAGAATCAGTACCGTAACATTAGGATTTGATTTAGCAAAAATGAAACAATCAAAACCATTTTTTGCAAGTCAGTTTAGAGTTTATTTCTCCGTATTAAACCTTTACACTTTTACGAAATATGATGGTATGGATCCTGAAATTGGTTTTGGTTCATCAAATAATGATCAAAAGTTTTCATCAGGAGTTGATGTAGGATACTATCCACGACCAAGAACATTCATGTTAGGATTAAATGTTAAACTTTAA
- a CDS encoding DinB family protein, whose translation MSLRKIMANYAAYNLWVNQQFVNWLTPKSDELLNKDVPSSYSSIIKTLNHIWETEQYWFSIITETALPERNENVDLDKNVIFEGLLKTSEKLSEFISSLSDEQLYKTVKIENPWFQCELPISDYLLQVVNHGTYHRGQIVTIGRNIGITDASNTDYNFYNVVKNQ comes from the coding sequence ATGAGTTTAAGAAAAATAATGGCAAATTACGCTGCCTACAATTTATGGGTAAATCAACAATTTGTGAATTGGCTAACACCAAAATCTGATGAATTGTTGAACAAAGATGTTCCTTCGAGTTATTCGAGCATTATTAAAACACTTAACCATATCTGGGAAACAGAGCAATATTGGTTTTCTATAATAACCGAAACTGCTTTGCCGGAAAGGAATGAAAATGTTGATTTAGATAAGAATGTAATATTTGAAGGTTTATTAAAAACATCTGAAAAATTATCGGAGTTTATATCATCATTATCAGACGAACAATTATACAAAACGGTTAAAATCGAGAATCCGTGGTTTCAATGTGAATTGCCAATTTCTGATTATTTACTACAAGTAGTAAATCATGGCACTTATCACAGAGGACAAATTGTAACCATTGGAAGAAATATTGGTATAACCGACGCTTCAAACACGGATTATAATTTTTATAATGTCGTAAAAAATCAATAA
- the xylA gene encoding xylose isomerase — protein sequence MSTTNQYFKNIDTIKFEGRESDNPLAFKWYDENRIVAGKTLKEHLRFSMAYWHTLCNTGGDPFGAPTETFSWDKNENVILRAKDKMDAAFEFMTKLGLPYYCFHDVDVVDDAPTLAEFETRIQTMVEYAKQKQQESGIKLLWGTSNLFSNPRYMNGAATNPNFDVLAYAGAQAKIAIDATIALGGENYVFWGGREGYMSLLNTDMKRELDHLGRFLNTCKDYARKEGFKGNFLIEPKPMEPTKHQYDYDAATSLGFINKYGLQNDFKLNLEVNHATLAGHSFEHELQVAVDAGMLGSIDANRGDYQNGWDTDQFPINLQEVTQAMLVILEGGGIQGGGVNFDAKVRRNSIDLEDKFIAHISGMDVFARGLICADQILQNTDYKKLRTQRYSSFDSGNGAKFENGELSLEDLSKIARASGEPQPLSGRQELFEQIISNAY from the coding sequence ATGAGCACAACTAATCAATATTTTAAAAACATCGATACGATAAAGTTCGAAGGAAGAGAAAGTGATAATCCACTAGCTTTTAAATGGTATGATGAAAATCGTATCGTTGCGGGAAAAACATTAAAAGAGCATTTGCGCTTTTCAATGGCGTACTGGCATACGTTATGTAACACAGGAGGAGATCCGTTTGGAGCTCCAACTGAAACATTTTCCTGGGATAAAAATGAGAATGTCATTTTAAGAGCAAAAGACAAAATGGACGCCGCTTTTGAATTCATGACAAAGTTAGGCTTGCCATATTATTGTTTTCATGATGTTGATGTTGTAGATGATGCGCCAACATTGGCAGAATTTGAAACTCGTATTCAGACAATGGTTGAATATGCAAAACAAAAACAACAAGAATCAGGAATTAAATTGTTGTGGGGAACTTCAAATTTATTCAGTAATCCTCGCTATATGAACGGTGCTGCGACGAATCCAAACTTTGATGTTTTGGCTTATGCAGGAGCTCAGGCAAAAATCGCAATCGATGCAACTATTGCACTTGGCGGAGAAAATTATGTTTTCTGGGGAGGACGCGAAGGATATATGAGTTTGTTAAACACAGACATGAAAAGAGAATTAGACCATTTGGGAAGATTCTTGAATACTTGTAAAGATTATGCTCGCAAAGAAGGTTTTAAAGGAAACTTCCTGATTGAGCCAAAACCAATGGAACCTACCAAACATCAATATGATTATGATGCTGCAACTTCATTAGGTTTCATTAATAAATACGGACTTCAAAATGATTTCAAATTGAATCTTGAAGTAAACCACGCAACTCTTGCCGGACATTCTTTTGAGCACGAATTGCAAGTTGCGGTTGATGCCGGAATGTTAGGAAGCATCGATGCAAACCGTGGAGATTATCAAAATGGTTGGGACACAGACCAATTCCCAATAAATCTTCAGGAAGTTACACAAGCAATGTTGGTGATTCTTGAAGGTGGAGGAATTCAGGGCGGCGGTGTAAACTTTGACGCAAAAGTGAGAAGAAATTCAATCGATTTAGAAGATAAATTCATTGCACACATTTCAGGAATGGATGTTTTTGCAAGAGGATTAATCTGCGCAGATCAGATACTACAAAATACAGATTACAAAAAATTACGCACACAACGTTACAGTTCATTTGACAGTGGAAACGGGGCGAAGTTCGAAAACGGAGAATTATCTCTTGAAGATCTTAGCAAAATTGCCCGTGCAAGTGGAGAACCTCAACCCCTTAGCGGAAGACAGGAATTATTCGAACAGATTATTTCGAACGCATATTAA
- a CDS encoding YafY family protein — protein sequence MDDSPKRFDRIVAILIQLQSKKIVKAQELADRFDCSLRTIYRDIRTLEASGVPIYSEAGVGYALMDGYRLPPVMFTREEVSSFIAAEKLMQKFTDPSLGSHYASAMYKLKSVLRGTDKDWLSNIESKVLMQTQEPLFHDSSPNTLAVLFESIAEKKQILLSYKTIEAEQASNRNIEPVGVFHDHNNWYFLGYCHLRQDYRQFRTDRIQGIQKTDLEFTIEHDSLETYLVKSETIPTTKVRILVSKKILTHLRHEQKYHGFVSEREVDGQIEMTFMSCNVHEHFSRWLLMFGDYATILEPESLKTRILELIESYKKRLI from the coding sequence ATGGACGATTCTCCAAAACGTTTTGACCGTATTGTCGCAATTCTCATTCAGTTACAATCCAAAAAAATTGTAAAAGCTCAGGAATTGGCGGATCGTTTTGATTGTAGTCTGCGAACTATTTATAGAGATATCCGAACTCTTGAAGCGTCGGGAGTTCCTATTTATAGTGAGGCCGGAGTTGGTTATGCTTTAATGGATGGTTACCGATTGCCGCCAGTAATGTTTACGCGCGAGGAAGTAAGCAGTTTTATAGCCGCTGAAAAACTAATGCAAAAATTTACAGATCCTTCTCTTGGATCTCATTATGCATCGGCGATGTACAAACTGAAATCGGTTTTGAGAGGTACTGACAAAGATTGGCTTTCGAATATTGAATCTAAAGTTTTGATGCAAACGCAAGAGCCTTTATTTCATGATAGTTCGCCTAATACTTTGGCCGTTTTATTCGAAAGTATTGCTGAGAAAAAACAGATTCTTCTTTCTTATAAAACCATTGAAGCAGAGCAAGCAAGCAATAGAAACATTGAACCTGTTGGCGTTTTTCACGATCATAACAACTGGTATTTTTTGGGTTATTGCCATTTGCGACAAGATTACAGGCAATTTAGAACAGACCGAATTCAGGGAATTCAAAAAACTGATTTAGAATTTACGATCGAACATGATTCTTTAGAAACATATTTAGTTAAATCAGAAACTATTCCCACAACTAAAGTCCGGATTTTAGTTTCGAAAAAAATCCTAACTCACCTTCGACATGAACAAAAATATCATGGTTTTGTTTCTGAAAGAGAAGTTGATGGTCAGATCGAAATGACCTTTATGTCGTGTAATGTTCATGAACACTTTTCGCGTTGGCTTTTGATGTTTGGAGATTATGCCACAATTCTGGAACCCGAAAGTCTTAAAACCAGAATATTGGAATTAATAGAATCTTATAAAAAAAGACTAATATAA
- a CDS encoding NUDIX domain-containing protein gives MTFLPSKNTSETDNNTTANTKSVIDGISIDCVIFSFDKKNLEVLLVKHAIGQSIGKWGLLGGDLELEESIDNAALRILFELTGLENIYLEQLKAFTDPDRVSNARVITIGYYTLVNREDYNIKASESVIEAKWFKINEIPDLIFDHNEILQFSLMQLRNRVRQAPIGFNLLPEKFTLLQLMHLYEEILGIELDKSNFRRKILHMKLLVSLEEKQQDVSHRAAKLYKFDPAIYKKLTEKGFNFEF, from the coding sequence ATGACATTTTTACCTTCTAAAAACACTTCGGAAACCGATAACAATACGACTGCAAATACAAAATCAGTTATAGACGGCATTTCGATCGACTGTGTTATTTTTTCTTTTGATAAAAAAAATCTTGAGGTTCTTTTAGTAAAACATGCTATAGGACAAAGCATAGGAAAATGGGGGCTTCTTGGCGGTGATCTGGAACTGGAAGAAAGTATTGATAATGCTGCACTGAGGATATTGTTCGAACTCACCGGTCTCGAAAATATTTATCTGGAACAGCTAAAAGCGTTTACAGATCCTGATCGTGTAAGCAACGCGAGAGTTATTACTATTGGTTATTACACGCTGGTCAACCGGGAAGATTATAATATTAAGGCAAGTGAATCTGTAATTGAAGCAAAATGGTTTAAAATTAATGAGATTCCGGATTTAATATTTGACCATAACGAAATTCTGCAATTTAGTTTGATGCAATTGCGCAATAGAGTTCGTCAGGCTCCGATAGGGTTTAATTTATTGCCTGAAAAATTCACCTTATTACAATTAATGCATTTGTATGAAGAAATTTTAGGAATTGAATTAGACAAATCAAATTTCCGCAGAAAAATTCTTCACATGAAATTACTCGTTTCGCTTGAAGAAAAACAACAAGATGTTTCGCATAGAGCTGCCAAATTATACAAATTCGATCCTGCGATTTATAAGAAACTAACCGAAAAAGGATTTAATTTTGAATTTTAA